Below is a window of Neodiprion virginianus isolate iyNeoVirg1 chromosome 4, iyNeoVirg1.1, whole genome shotgun sequence DNA.
ACATTTGTAAAGTGAGTTGTTGCAAAAACTATGAGATGTATTGTGTCAATTGATAGACGACATTGTGCAGATTCTGACGGTTGGGTTTAGGCCTCTCTTAACAATATTCCTGATGCCTGTACTGgcgtaatttattattcttgtaTTACTTGTACTTTATGtatccccctccccccttatTCTAGAGTATTGGCAACTCGCCGGTTgtgatttatttatgaatGATGCAGAGGCTATTCTTACTtctattgaaataaattctaaaATATGTTACGTTTTTTTGACTACTGCATTATATTTAACAATGCAACgtaattgttattaaattGTAGTCACATGTTTTTCGATTACGAAGCGAGTATTTACAGTTTTTGGTTTATCTGCgccttttgaatttttttaattcatttttgctAACCGAAAAATGTCAATAACCGGAATTCAATATGATAGATTACAAGATAGCCGTTTATTGACGCATAATGCCTAAAATGTCATGCAATCTTTCACAGGTATTTACACATAactataaaattaaatacagCAGTTTGGTACTGATGTATCAAATTGAACAAGACTATATGATTAAGACAGTAAACATACAAATGTTTCCAATTTTGCGATGGAACAAATTTTGTCTATCTGTGCATGAAATTCTATTCATGTGACTGTGACTATTGTTTTCGAAATTGCACCTTTGAGCATCTCTTTCAGTAGTATTATTAAGATTACCGATTAActatgtgtatatttatatatacatgtataatactATATCATAAACatatattattcttattctttgATATTTAATGCTAGAAATTTTAGgagtgtaaaatatttaagggaaaaatttcagactgAAGAGCTGTCACAATGAATAATGCATAATGTTTAATATTAGTATGTGTCTACTCTTGATAGTAAAGCACATggtatttttataaaactcATTATTGTTCTTTATGCATACATGCAAAAGAAGTAACCAAATCCctatttcaaaaatcaccTAAATTACTAAAATTCTGCAGTTCCATTGTATCAAAACAGCAAAACCAACTAAAAATTAACTCGTTATAGAAATATCCTATGGATCTTTGCATATCGTTTGCTTGGTCGTTTTTTTCACTGTCGGAAAATACATCATTGAAGAATGCCAAGACCGGataactgttaaaaaaattaatcaatctATGCAAAATGCAATCAAATCACTTTCGCATTGAGCTGACTGTGTCATATCGAAACATATACTACACAGAAATTCTGTGTGACCCTAATTACGATTCGTGTACGAATAGCACATCTAGTTTCTCACATTTTCTGGCCTTTCATTTAATCCCCACTGTTTGACGGACTATGCAAGTCTGCTAAATCTATTCGACTACTGATGTAATGCAATTCTATTGAACATATGCGGTTTAATTTACGGATAAAAGTGGTGCTTTTACAGCAATATCCCGGTATGTATATCGAAATTTGGCTAGATATTAGTTCAGTTTTGTGTACTACACGCAATTTCCAATATTTCGTACGATTCAACCGCAGCAGTTTGCATTGCGAGGAATATCGATTCTATCTTTCAGCTGTTGCGTATCGAAGATTGCGCGTACTTGTCAGTTGACACCGTTGAAACATAGTGACACAATAGTGTCGTTTTTCTAACCTCCTTGACTGACGTTGCGAGAGATTTTTTATACTACGCCTGTTTCTCTCATGCTCTTTTTACCGAATAAACGAAATTGAGAGACCGCGAAGGTATGAAGACTGTAGTATCCGATCCTTGGACTAATCGCGAAAACTCATGTCCTCGGTTAGATTCAGAGGGGAATCATTTCGAAGATTGTTTTGTCGAGAATAGAACCGAACAGACTAAATTACCTGATTCAGAACAATATTTGGAAAGTCTCTGTAAGTTTAtatggtttatttttattttaggcTGTCACAGGTCAAGGTTTGTGGCGCAATTTTTCTACCGTTATCTCTGATTCGTAATTTGATGGGTCTTCTTTACATTTGTTTCATTAGATTCAAAACTACGAGCTGTGCAGGGTGGATCCTCCAAGAAGGACCTTGTCAAAtctttgacagctgtcaaagaGGATTGTATCGCACGAATATTGACCGAAGGTTGTCAAGCTCAGACCGAGGAGGAATCTGAGCTTGCTGCTAATCCATTGGTACGACATATTGCTCCACATTTGCAGGTTAGTTACAAAGCTTATTGGCATTGAAAGGAGTAAAAATTGCATTGAGTAACGGTCGTTGAACTGAATATTCCGTTTTTAAATTGCAcattttacactttttcaGGCATTGACTGCGAGTGAATTGGTACAGCTACTGAAAGCAGACGTTCTTCAAACTGTAACGGATCAACAGCACGATCAAACGACTTCAGAATAAAGATTTATTATCATAAATAGACTTATCAACTTTCATCATGTCTGCGCCATTATTATCTGGTAAAGTTTTTCTCCTTGTTACTGGTGCCAGCCGGGGAATTGGTAAACAAATAACAGAGTCATTTGCTACCTTGCTGGGAAATGGATCTGTGGTATTATTAATTGccagaaatgaaaatggcTTGAAAGAAACGGCGCAGAAGTTACCAAAAAGCCTAAGCGTTCATACAGCAAGTATGAATCTCAGTGTGGCAACGGCCGATGAATTAAAAGGTAAGTAATTGTAAAAAGAATCAGGGATGCATGGCCATTATAACCCCCCATCTACATCAGGGCCGGTTTTATTACTTGCAGATGTCGTTCGCAAAGCTTTGGGTTCTGAAGGTGCGACACAATTTGAGAAGgctataattattcataacgCTGGATCACTCGGTGATGTTTCAAAGCCAACTAATGATATGAAAGATCTCACAACCTGGCGCAATTACTATGATCTTAATGTCTTTTCCCCGGCCATTTTAAATGGAGTGTTTATGGAATTCTTCAACGAAGATACAAAAGTTACAAGACttgttataaatattacatctTTGTGTGGAATCCAACCGTCTAAATCATTGGCGTACTATTGTACTGGAAAAGCTGCAAGAGAGATGTTTTTTAAGGTATGTATTAGGATAAAATTGGTCGAGTACATAAACTatcattttgaaatatatatcgTGCGCTAATCCATTGCAAATTCTTCCAGGTTTTTGCTCTTGAAAATCCTGAAGTAAatgtattgaattattcacCAGGACCTGTCGAAACTGATATGCAACAAGTGCTACGGAAAAATCTGGGGGATGCAgacggtaaaaaaatgttcaatgaTTTTAAAGCAAGCGGTTCAGTTTTGACGACAGAACAAACAGTAAATCGTCTTATAGAAATACTCAAGTTACAAAACTACAAGTCAGGTGATCATGTTGATTATTATGACAAGTAAGATTTGAAGCAGTAAGGTATGGGAATTATTTTACACCAACTAAAATAACATTATGAAAGTCATGAATCGGTGAAGAATAAATATACAGTGGAGCGTCAACATTAGCCTATTCCCCTACATATTCCCATCATACGCGTCACCAGGCTTCCCTTCAACATGCAATTGGAACAACTAACGTGCATGGCATTGCCATGGTAGCGACTCACTAGGAACGGCAGAGTCCTGTCACAGCCCTAACAGCAAGACTATGATGACGCTCCACTGTAAATGTAATAGCAAACGGTTCACCTGGAATGAAATACAATGATtagttgaatgaaaatgtgCTGCACCAACTCTACACATGGTTCTCCAGTTCCATATATCTTAAAAGAATGTCGAATGAGGAGACAGTATTTTCCCACCAAAAAGCTAAACAATTTGATTTTAATGTGGATCTGATTTCACAGTAAGacataatttttctaatagaTAAATACCATCATTGCCGTGTCCGatactgaaaaataattataataaattgaatattactACACACCATATGATGGAAATTATTCTTAATGTCATTCTGTAAACGATGCATTACGTAAGATTGTTTCATTTGGAATGctaattgaatgaatttacTAATTCCCACTTTAATTGATAATCACAGTGTTATATACCGTCGGACCTCAATTCTACGGAGTTCGATTCTCCGGACTCTCTACGCGTATTGCAAGAGTTGAGGTAGGTGAGATCTATGAAAGGGGCATGTGGTAGCGCCAAGATTTGTTCTCTGGGAACCTCGATTCTCCGGAATTCGGTCCCAAGTTGTCCGTAGAATCGAGGCCCGACTGTAAGCCTATTTTTATTTGCTCCTCGATTTCTGTGGAAGTTCGGGGTCTGGAGTTCAGGAGTGGTATTCAGAATCAATTACTAGCATTCAACCTTAGCGCCATTGTTGTACTTTGCTACCTTTGGGCTACCAtgtatttgatttattttcgcCTGCAATGTTCATACCTTACTTGAATGTTACAGTTATTATTTCACTATTTATATTACACTATTACCAGAATTTATCCGATCTGTGAAAGCTGTTGTTTCTGCTATCACTGGAATACAACTAGGATAGAACGCGTTATTCTACTGCTTACAGGTTCACataaattaaagaagaaatagaaaagttggatttatttaattcatttttatccacTGTAAATTAACAAGTAAGTATTTGTTCCATGTTATAACTAACAGTTGTATTACACAGTGAAGTTTAAATATGTGTCTTTCTCTGTGCTGAAGtacatataaatttaaaattagcGAGGAACCATCATTGAATGTACGTATACCTACCACAACTTTCTGTCACCTAATCCTTGACTATTATCTAACAGTTAGGTGTGATGACAATCTGTTAAGTGTCTGTTGATATGAGATCACCTCGACAAAGTCAAGCAAACCGCTCGAGACACTCAGTGTGTTAACATAATCAATTTTACTTGAATCCATATAAGTAGGCTTTAATTGTAGAAGTTACCAGAACGCACCTTAAATATTGGTATAACATGTCTGCAGCCTACTTAagtggaaaagtttttcttctcattaCCGGTGCTAGTCAAGGAATCGGAAGACAAATAGCACAGTCATTTGCCCCGTTATTAGGTAATGATTCTTTAGTGTTATTAATTGCCAGAAATGCCAGAGGGCTGCAAGAAACGGCCGATAAGCTACCAAGAGGCTTAAGTGTTCATACTGCAAGCGTTGATCTGAGTACTGCTACAGCACATGAGTTAAAAGGTAACTTACAACGTGGCGATAagcaaaatatttcacgaatCTTATCTTACGTTATGTTTTGTTTCAGATGTAATTAATAAAGTCTTAGGTGCTGCAGGTGCAATGCAGTTTGAAAAGGCTATCGTTGTCCATAATGCAGCATCTATTGGCGACCTTACGAAGTCAACTGTAGCTATGACTGACTTTAATATTTGGCAGGAATACTACGATCTTAATGTATTTTCTCCAGCAGTTTTGAATGGCGTCTTCATGGAAATATTCAATGATTGCTCAAAAGTTCTTAGACTTGTAATAAATATCTCATCATACAGCGCTGTTCAACCTTACAAGTTCATGGGATATTACTGTTCGGGAAAAGCTGCACGGGAAATGTTTTTTAAGGTATGATATGTGGCTTGACGATATTTTGATACGTGCAACttcattatttgaaataaacatTTGAGACTGTGTATcatttgcataaaaattctTCTAGGTGTTTGCTGTCGAAAATCCGAATGTGAATGTACTGAACTATTCACCGGGACCCGTAGACACTGATATGCTACATGcagtacatacatacacaagCGAAGCTCAGGATGAGGATACCAAAAACTTGGTAAAAAATCGCCCTGTGTTAACCACGGAGCAAACAGTTATTCGTCTCTTGGAAGTACTCAAATTACAGAAGTACAAGTCTGGTAGCCATATTGATTACTATAACAACTAAAATTCCCCAAAAAGTTAtggcatgtatgtataattactttatttgaattcaagaaggagtaagaaaaaaaatttctcattttcttggACCATCCCCTTGACCATATTTTGCTTTCAAAAATGAAACCGTGTACACAGCAAGCAAAGGAACATATCTAAACAATCGCAAGCCTGATAATCATCTATCGATATAAGATATGTTGATGCCCGTGCACCAAGATAATGCTgaggaaataatttcaagtaaattatAATACGGTTAATTAAATGGTGAAGGGCAATTCTCAAGGATATCTCAAGGTGACATCGTGCGTTTCGTTAATTAAGCTCCGTAGGTTGACAAATTTGTGATGACCCATTCGCCTATCACAGGTCACGTTCCCCTCTTTTGGAATACTTGTGATTATGAATGAATCTTATATAATTAGTTGATAAGCCGACAAGTGCTGCAAATTTCTGCATCAGTACTGCATTCTTTTTACCGTGCACAcgtttggaataattttttacacggaAATTCCGCTTATAATATAATTCGTATCTATCTAAGAAGAGACATAACAATACACAAAAAAtgtctgcatcattattatctGGCAAGGTTTTTCTCCTTGTTACTGGTGCGAGCAAAGGAATTGGTCGTCAGATAGCCGAATCATTTGGTTCTTTGCTAGGTGAAGGATCACTAGTGTTATTGTTAGCAAGGAATTCGAATGGATTGAAGGAGACGGCCAACAAGTTACCCAAAAGAATAAAAGTGCAAACCACAAGTGTTGATTTACGTGTTGCAGATGCGAATCATTTGAAGGGTAAGATCAATGTTATCTCAAATGTAACTTATAAAATGCTGCCATTAAACCGTTTGGCTCTTAATGACTGTTGCACATTGCAGGTGTTTTCCAGTGTCAACATATCGTgataactttaaaaaatttttaattctacgATCGATACTTTAAAATCATCCGATTACCTTTCCCGTAGATATCATCAGCAAAGCCGTGGGTCCTGCAGGTGTAACCCAATTCGAAAATGCTATAATTGTTCACAATGCAGCATCAATTGGCGATCTTTCGAAACCAACTATCGCTTTGACTGATTTTCAAACATGGCGAGACTACTACGACCTTAATGTATTCTCACCAGCTGTCTTAAACGGCGTCTTTATGCAATTGTTCAATGAAGCTTCAAAAGTAACAAGGTTCGTTATAAACGTGACATCCATTGCTGCAAATACACCTTTTGGGTCAGCAGGATATTATTGTTCAGGAAAAGCTGCAAGGACCATGTTCTTCAAGGTAGATGAAtgctatatgtatatgatgtAAATTTTTGGTACATGAACTTCTGCTATATTTATTAGCCAATGCCGAATTGTCCACTCTCGTTTAggaacattattattattaatagaAGTGTAAACTTGCCACAGTGCAAATTTAgctgttttaatattttccagGTATTTGCAACAGAAAATCCCAACGTGTACGTACTGAATTACTCGCCTGGCTTTGTAGACACTGATATGCTGCATGCCGTGATCACCGGTATAACGGATCCATCGgccagaaattttttcagggAAGTACAATCAAGTGATTTGGTGCTGACGACACAGCAAACAGTTAATCGTATGATAGAAATAATCAAATTACAGAAGTTCAATTCAGGTGATATCATCGATTATTCTGATTTATTAGAAGCTTGAAAACATGAGGAAATAGGAGTAACTATCGTTTATAATCtgtacaaatatatgtattggGGAAAGTGAGAATAacgggaaatttgaaattatactATGCCTAGCCACATAAAATAACGATAagtaaatgaattttataggGATGACGTATACGACAATGTACGATAAATACGCTGTTTGGCGTAATTTTTTGCAAGACTTGCAAGGCAACAGGCACTGTACCCATTGTTTGTGTAGTGCACTGAGAAATCAAACCACTCATTGATTACCTACATATTTTAGCAGATTAACATCAAAAAGCTAGTTTTGTTTGGTCGTAAATCTCAGTTTTCCATTCCAGAAAAATATTGGAGCATATAACGATATTATTGccgcaaaaaattattaaaattcgtcgagtattatatatatatatgcatgcatACATAATACTCGAcgtatatttaatatttcacattATTACTCTTTCATATATAATACGaagttataataatacacgaaGACTAAAATTAAATAGTAactaagtaaaaaaaaaatttcgcacaaTAATCGCGTGAGTGTAAAAATGCGTAACAACCTAACTAGACTATTCCTTTTGAGGTGCAGCTATGTAAACTAGTTTGCGAAACCTCCTTATTAGTACTTCAGTATACACTGTGCAAACTATTAATAATGCAAAGAGACTagttgataaaagaaaaacgggCGTCGGATATATCGGCGgtaaataattcgaaaatattaacGTAAATAGTGGTGCTCCGGCAAGTGGACTCATTACTTCGAGAAGCCCCGCGAGTGATAACACAGTACctgaaaatcataaaattctCCTTAGCTTGAACTCTGACTACGAGCATAATATTGTTAAATAGTTAGAAAAATCACCAATATCTTCCGCTGGCACTGATTTTGATAAGATGGAACGCATAACAGGCGCCACAATTCCTCCAAACATTGCGATTGATACCGAGAAATACATATGCCAAGCTTTCGTTGCGAAAGCTTTTACAATTGAACCAATTAGACCGGACGTGAGACCTACGACAGCTAACAGCGTGTCTGCACTCCCTGGAATTGCAATAATTCGTTAATCGGTTAGTGCtatgtataaagaaaaaaagtttataccGTCGTATTATTTATATCGAATAACTGTTACCTGCGCTATGACCGAGTAGAGAAACTCCAAACAAAGCTGTGATGTTCAGCAAGAGACCCACGCCATTTACATAAGAATATTGTGCAACATCCCAGCCCAGTCGCGCTTTTACGAAAAGAAATCCTATGCTCGTCTCTGCTGCGATAATCATTGCGCATGTTGTAAAAATGAACATCACAAGCCAAACAACGGGTCGATGAAAACCGTATCGTTTAACTATAATACTGGTAGCAAGCTTCTTCAGCAGGGCGATTTCAAACAGCCCATGCATCTGTGATTTCTGTAGAAATACTTTCATTATATcatcgtgttttttttttttttttttttattcttttttttctttttatctgaCAACGAGTACCTACCTCGGTGGCATCCTTGGCTGATTCGGGAATAGTGAAGTAAATTATAAGTAGTGCCGATGCGCAACACATCGCACCTATACTGAAGACTGTTGTGTAAccacagttttgaaaaataataggCCCGCCAAAGACGCCTAATACCACCCCACCGAAAATTGATGCCTGAAGCCAAGCCATCAGCATCGTTCTGTCTTTTTCTGCCGTTGTATCAGATATGTAACACATTGCAGCCAATATTACGGTACCTGATCCACCCAGGATATACCCCGGAATTGAGGGAATTATCAAATACCAAGGACTGACGTCCCAACTGCAGAGTAAGGATAGCAGGCCGAACATTAATGTAAAACCTGAAATGAGGAtgtaattagaaaatattgcCCGTTACATTTAcagacgaaagaaaaataaggtGCCCGTTGGCAACGTCGACTTCGTCAAAACCAATACTAAATAATCAGCCGAAAGTACCCGTTGCGTAATGGAAGCTTGATTTTTTATTGGCGCACGATAATACCGAAAGGTCAATACGAGACTGTTTCACGAAAAGATATATTCAATAGTAAAAACCgaaagataaaataatatctCACCTGTCAAACCTCCTAGTAAGAGAGGCTTTCTTCCACCTCGGTCACTCCAAGGACCaagaaataacgaaagcactGCCGACAGTATACTTTCGATCAATGTTTTGACCATCACAATCATACTTGCTAACGGCTCGGCTTCAGCTTCCAAAAGTCTTTCTTTTATGCTACTGTCATTTGTGTGAGCCATACTGCAATCGTACGTGTGATTTGTTCCTAACGATATCAAGCACGTACGATAAACGATCAAATCCGTGAGAATGATACCTGcaaatcaaattattattcttcagTTCGATTATCTTAATTTACATATAAGAGCGAGGACAATCTGTATATACATTCAACTTCTAACATATCTCTAGTAACCTTGCcttaaattgcaaaaatttaaaaaaaactatgtgGGTAGTCTTTCTACAGAGTGGAAAGACCGATTGTGAGCGAAACGGTGCCGAGAAGATTTAATggataataaaattatctacagtataatcgattaattcCACCTTGCATTCAGGTGGGTGCTAATTTATTATTCTAAATAATTATACCTTGTGAAATAACAGAGATCGACACGAAGCAATGTTTATTAAGTACctcgtaaataaaatatttttttcatcttttcatcGTGTTGCGAAATATCTAATTATTCTTAAAATCATTAGATGTTATCCTTTTTCCTACGCTCGGCCAATCACTGCAGCCGTCACGCGAGCAGGTTTAGATTATAGATATTAGATACAGTAAGTTCACAGACCCGTGAATGATTGCGAAAATGTGAGCAATGCGACTGAACATCCCAGGATTAAGAAGCGGCCGCGGCCCTTCGTTGCTTTTTTACTTCCTCCTTCTACCGGCATTTTGTAGAATTTATCACAGCCCCTTCTTTTTACGGGCCGATTTCGAATTATCTGTAAACAGAAGTGACGTCAAAGTTACAATATTACATGCAGGAAGATCGTTAAACTATGCGATACGTGTACGAACGCTTTGTAATAGTTTTGTAATAATGACTTGTACGTTTAGGCGCCACGTGTAAGCTATTGTTACACTTTGCCATTTGCCATATAACGAGGTGGTTAAACGTGCACTCACATGCTTTGGATATTCAAGCACGTTTATCGTAACTATAAGAATACGGTATGAGGAGGGCGTACACGATTTATTAAAGAGACTTAGGAAGATATTGGCGGCTAAACGTGGGTTAAAAATTCACTGGGGTTTATGATAAGTTGAGAAAACACACGCAaacttttttgattttcaacttatatttcacatttttgtcGACGAGAATCAGTGACATTCGTAAACAAATATTAATAACACCGGCTTGCGAAATATAACTTTTAATTTCCACCTCAAATAACACAGCTTTATTTTTAGATATTTAGGTatgtgaaattaaaatataacgCTAGTTTTTTTACAGCAcatcgagatttatttttatgcatttttgaattatttttacggaaaaaaaataatgtttagTTATAAAATGAACGGCAATAGGTTCAAACAAGATTTGAGAGACTAGATAAATCAAACAAACTTGTGAtatctttttctactttcttcAAAACTCCTTTTTAATAATGAGATGGATCGAATGGTCGGTACAAGAGAAACAGATTGAACAAGAATCTTgaagaaagtagaaaaaatattaaaagtcTGTTTGGCTTATCTTGTCTCTCAAGTCTTGTATGAACCTAATGCTGTTCATTTTATATCTAAACACACagttttacatttatttaatttttttgaaaaatgcataACAATGAATTGATGTACTGTAAAAAAACTAGCGCTTAGTTTTAATTCAACATATCTAAATACCTAAAAAGAAGCATTATTACTTGGAGGGGAAATTAAAAGTTAAATTTCGGAGGCCTGTGTAATTAAGAGAAATATAGAGCGTTCAAGACAAACGCGCGTCTCGCGCATCGCTTTCTTCTTGCCAATATTTCAAGTAGCCGCatgcaaatttaaaaaattctcaaacgGTATTTCATTGAAGGGATTCGCATCCGCAGATTGAACtataaaatttgtgaaaaaacgtaaaaattaaaaaaacatcgGTCGATGATTTGAGAAacacaaaaattttgcaacatttattattatctccgtacaaaaatattactttttttatacatacgtcGGTTCAATCTGTGGAGAAAATTTGTatgtttgtttgaaaaaaaaaaaaaaaaatgatatcatATCTTATGGCGTTGTTGCGTTATTGTGGCAAAACAACGAAGAACATTGTCTCGAAAAAGACGTgtgtaaattgtaaatatacatactaGTCTCGAATTTTGAACACCCGGTTGTCTTCAACGCTCAATATCTtctgtgattgaaaatttctttttaccatTACCATGATTCTCATTGACTAAAATGTGATAAagaacttaaaaaaaaaaaaaaaaaaaatgcatatgttttttcaattgtcAATAAATGCGAAGCGAATGTTTACTCCATTTCTAGCCGTCAAAGCAAAAATGTTCGTAAAATACTGTACTAATAGAACAGATCGATAACAGAAAATGATATTTCTTGAGATTTTAAGCCTTCCTAGTCCCTTCAACGCGATATTTTCTGGCTGTTGCCCAGCCTCTTCTTCTTGGTCTTCTTCCTGCTGGCTATCTCCAATTGTGGTATAATATACGAAGTCACTCGGCTTCGTCTGCCGTGAACCTCATAATCAGTACAGCTTACAGTTAGTTATACATCTGTATATATATCATCTGTTGCTACCCCGTAAAGCAGTATAACTTACACGTTACGCCTATAAATATAAGCTGTTACTACACTCTGCAAACGAAAGGGGTTCTTGGCCTTATCAAGATAATGTTTGTAACCACATAAGATCTGAATGAAACAATGAGGCGAAAGGGATTCTCGACCTTATCCAGTCAATGTTTGTAACTAGATAAAATCTCCATGTACGCTCCGATGTAAATTTTGTAGTGAACGTGTAATTAAAGGCCATATTCTTAGAATGAGCCCTCGTAAAAAAGCTActaaacgaaagaaaaatcacaCTGTAAAGCaaataaatgatgaaattgaGATTGTGCATCTCACGAGGAGAATGTTGAGCAACTAGACAAGTTAGATATTGACACTGAAGGATATGTTGGAGACTATTGTACGATCAAGTACACGCGCGTAGACACAGATGTACCGTCACATTTTCAAACCATATATGTTAATAATGTTTCACTTGACATGGAACTAGACTCTGTAGTACGTGTTTTTGCCATTCCATTTAGACTTtataaaaaacattatttacaaatacCAGTGGAGGTATTCATAAGTAGTATTGCGCACGTATTGTCAACAAATGATGGAAATATAAGACTTAATAAACGCATATACGAAGAAAGATATCCTAATAGAAATTAAAGATTGTATATAGTTAACCACGGAGGTAACCCAGTAATGACACGGTGCTGGTTAAAAGCTTTAAGAATGTGGCTACTATTTAACATTAAGAACAAACAGTTGAAGGCAATTTCATGCGGTGGGGACATAGACTGAGACTTTGTACtaaaagaattaaatttcaaccaatttgcatttattatgaaaaatatgacGTAAAGCGCGACACGTGTAGCATTCACAAAACTATTCCCACGATATGGATATCCACTGCAATTGGCAAGAGACAATTTCCGGTCATTCGCATGTCAAGATATTCGAGAGttcgcatgaaaaaaaaaatagtatccGTCGTATAGCATTTAAGGGGGGG
It encodes the following:
- the LOC124302883 gene encoding sepiapterin reductase-like; this translates as MSAPLLSGKVFLLVTGASRGIGKQITESFATLLGNGSVVLLIARNENGLKETAQKLPKSLSVHTASMNLSVATADELKDVVRKALGSEGATQFEKAIIIHNAGSLGDVSKPTNDMKDLTTWRNYYDLNVFSPAILNGVFMEFFNEDTKVTRLVINITSLCGIQPSKSLAYYCTGKAAREMFFKVFALENPEVNVLNYSPGPVETDMQQVLRKNLGDADGKKMFNDFKASGSVLTTEQTVNRLIEILKLQNYKSGDHVDYYDK
- the LOC124302709 gene encoding tetracycline resistance protein, class D-like isoform X1, producing the protein MPVEGGSKKATKGRGRFLILGCSVALLTFSQSFTGIILTDLIVYRTCLISLGTNHTYDCSMAHTNDSSIKERLLEAEAEPLASMIVMVKTLIESILSAVLSLFLGPWSDRGGRKPLLLGGLTGFTLMFGLLSLLCSWDVSPWYLIIPSIPGYILGGSGTVILAAMCYISDTTAEKDRTMLMAWLQASIFGGVVLGVFGGPIIFQNCGYTTVFSIGAMCCASALLIIYFTIPESAKDATEKSQMHGLFEIALLKKLATSIIVKRYGFHRPVVWLVMFIFTTCAMIIAAETSIGFLFVKARLGWDVAQYSYVNGVGLLLNITALFGVSLLGHSAGSADTLLAVVGLTSGLIGSIVKAFATKAWHMYFSVSIAMFGGIVAPVMRSILSKSVPAEDIGTVLSLAGLLEVMSPLAGAPLFTLIFSNYLPPIYPTPVFLLSTSLFALLIVCTVYTEVLIRRFRKLVYIAAPQKE
- the LOC124302717 gene encoding sepiapterin reductase-like; translation: MSAAYLSGKVFLLITGASQGIGRQIAQSFAPLLGNDSLVLLIARNARGLQETADKLPRGLSVHTASVDLSTATAHELKDVINKVLGAAGAMQFEKAIVVHNAASIGDLTKSTVAMTDFNIWQEYYDLNVFSPAVLNGVFMEIFNDCSKVLRLVINISSYSAVQPYKFMGYYCSGKAAREMFFKVFAVENPNVNVLNYSPGPVDTDMLHAVHTYTSEAQDEDTKNLVKNRPVLTTEQTVIRLLEVLKLQKYKSGSHIDYYNN
- the LOC124302716 gene encoding sepiapterin reductase-like, encoding MSASLLSGKVFLLVTGASKGIGRQIAESFGSLLGEGSLVLLLARNSNGLKETANKLPKRIKVQTTSVDLRVADANHLKDIISKAVGPAGVTQFENAIIVHNAASIGDLSKPTIALTDFQTWRDYYDLNVFSPAVLNGVFMQLFNEASKVTRFVINVTSIAANTPFGSAGYYCSGKAARTMFFKVFATENPNVYVLNYSPGFVDTDMLHAVITGITDPSARNFFREVQSSDLVLTTQQTVNRMIEIIKLQKFNSGDIIDYSDLLEA
- the LOC124302709 gene encoding tetracycline resistance protein, class D-like isoform X2; the encoded protein is MKKIFYLRGIILTDLIVYRTCLISLGTNHTYDCSMAHTNDSSIKERLLEAEAEPLASMIVMVKTLIESILSAVLSLFLGPWSDRGGRKPLLLGGLTGFTLMFGLLSLLCSWDVSPWYLIIPSIPGYILGGSGTVILAAMCYISDTTAEKDRTMLMAWLQASIFGGVVLGVFGGPIIFQNCGYTTVFSIGAMCCASALLIIYFTIPESAKDATEKSQMHGLFEIALLKKLATSIIVKRYGFHRPVVWLVMFIFTTCAMIIAAETSIGFLFVKARLGWDVAQYSYVNGVGLLLNITALFGVSLLGHSAGSADTLLAVVGLTSGLIGSIVKAFATKAWHMYFSVSIAMFGGIVAPVMRSILSKSVPAEDIGTVLSLAGLLEVMSPLAGAPLFTLIFSNYLPPIYPTPVFLLSTSLFALLIVCTVYTEVLIRRFRKLVYIAAPQKE